CGTGGTCACCGGGACGGTGACGGCGCGACCAGCCGGGCGACGAAGGCCACGACCACCTCGTCCGGGTCGAACCCGGTGTCGATACCGGTGGTGAGCAGGTCCAACAGCAGCCCGTCCAGGGCGTAGTGCAGCAGGGCGATCTCGAACGCACCGCCGGGCAGCCCGGAGGCGGCGTGGAAGGCGAGGTCCTCGCGGTACCCCCGGCGCAGCGTGTCGCCCAGCGCCCGGCCCAGCCCGGGGTGGCGGACCGCCTCCAGGCGCAGCTCGATCAGGGCCCGGGTCAGATCGGGCTCCCGGGTGGTCCGCTCGACGATGTAGCGCACGTAGTCGGTGAAGAGCTCCAGCGACGGTTCCCGCGCGCCCAGCCTCGCCAGCACCTCCTCGTCCGGGGCGAACCGTTCCATGATTCGCTCGCCGAGTGCGCTGAGCAGCGCGTCGCGGGAGCGGAAGTAGTTGGAGGCGGTGCCGGTCGGGACCTTCGACTCGGCGTCAACAGCACGGTGGGTCAGCCCCCGCGCGCCGGTCGCCGCCAGCACCCGCAGCCCCGCGTCCGCCAGGGCCGCCCGTCGTTCCGGATTCCGTACCACAGGAACACTTTACGCAACCACGACAGCTGTCGTATATTTTCAACCACGACACCAGTAGTGATTGGGGAATCGGTTGCGCAAGCTCGTGTACTACGTCGCCAGCACCCTCGACGGTTTCATCGCCGCCCCGGACGGGTCAGCCGACTTCTTCGGGCTCGAGCCCGACCTGGCCGAACACCTCGCGGCGCACTGGCCACAGACGCTGCCGACCGTCGCCCACCCGCAGTTCGGAATCGACCGGCCGGAGGGCCGCTTCGACGCCGTGATGATGGGCCGAGGGACCTACGACCACGCGCTCAGGCAGGGCATCACCAGCCCGTACGCCCACCTGAAGCAGTACGTCTTCGCCCACTCCCTGCC
The sequence above is a segment of the Micromonospora sp. WMMA1363 genome. Coding sequences within it:
- a CDS encoding TetR/AcrR family transcriptional regulator, translating into MVRNPERRAALADAGLRVLAATGARGLTHRAVDAESKVPTGTASNYFRSRDALLSALGERIMERFAPDEEVLARLGAREPSLELFTDYVRYIVERTTREPDLTRALIELRLEAVRHPGLGRALGDTLRRGYREDLAFHAASGLPGGAFEIALLHYALDGLLLDLLTTGIDTGFDPDEVVVAFVARLVAPSPSR